The following coding sequences are from one Candidatus Binataceae bacterium window:
- a CDS encoding 3-oxoacyl-ACP reductase family protein: MRGLSGKVAFVTGAARGIGRAIAERLAEEGCKVALADLDPGGAAAAAAEIGRGAIAVAIDVAKLASVRAAVAEAERRLGPIDILVNNAGWDKAEPFVQNSEETWDKIIAIDYRGPLNCCRAVLDSMIARGRGRIVSISSDAGRVGSTGEAVYSGAKGGVIAFSKTLAREMARNNITVNCVCPGPTNTPMLQELAALNPKLHEALKRAVPLRRIAEPADIAAAVAFLASDDASYITGQALSVSGGLTMI; encoded by the coding sequence GCGCGGACTCAGCGGCAAGGTCGCGTTCGTCACCGGCGCCGCGCGCGGGATCGGCAGGGCGATCGCCGAGCGCCTGGCGGAGGAAGGATGCAAGGTCGCGCTGGCCGACCTCGACCCGGGCGGCGCCGCCGCCGCGGCGGCCGAGATCGGCCGGGGCGCGATCGCCGTCGCGATCGACGTCGCCAAGCTCGCCAGCGTGCGCGCGGCGGTCGCCGAGGCGGAGCGCCGCCTTGGGCCGATCGACATCCTGGTCAACAACGCCGGATGGGACAAGGCCGAACCGTTCGTCCAGAACAGCGAGGAGACCTGGGACAAGATAATCGCGATCGATTACCGCGGGCCGCTCAACTGCTGTCGCGCGGTGCTCGACTCGATGATCGCACGCGGGCGCGGCCGGATCGTATCGATCAGCTCGGATGCCGGGCGCGTGGGCTCGACCGGCGAGGCGGTGTACTCGGGCGCCAAGGGCGGCGTGATCGCGTTCAGCAAGACGCTCGCGCGCGAGATGGCGCGCAACAACATCACGGTCAACTGCGTATGCCCGGGCCCGACCAACACGCCGATGCTCCAGGAGCTGGCCGCGCTCAATCCCAAGCTGCACGAGGCGCTCAAGCGTGCGGTGCCGCTGCGGCGGATCGCCGAGCCCGCCGACATCGCCGCCGCGGTCGCCTTCCTCGCCTCCGACGACGCTTCCTACATAACCGGCCAGGCGCTGTCGGTCAGCGGCGGCTTGACAATGATCTAG